In Paracoccaceae bacterium Fryx2, a single genomic region encodes these proteins:
- the glcF gene encoding glycolate oxidase subunit GlcF — protein sequence MQTSFTPEQLRDPGLATANQILRTCVHCGFCTATCPTYQVLGDELDSPRGRIYLIKDMLETGRDADVKTVKHIDRCLGCLACMTTCPSGVHYMHLVDLARAHIERTYRRPLMDRALRWLLAHTLPYPARFRLALWGARVARPFAFLMPDARLRAMVAMVPKVSPPVSPNDAPQVFAAEGERRMRVALLTGCAQKALNTDINDATIRLLRRLGCEVVVARGMGCCGALTHHMGKEDQAFDLAVHNIAAWMAEKRAGGLDAVVINTSGCGTTIKDYGHMFRNGPLAADAAEVSGMALDITELLERIGLPEGAAKGLRVAYHSACSLQHGQQIKSTPKDLLRRVGFEVVEPADSHLCCGSAGTYNLLQPEISQKLRARKVQTLEAKAPDLIAAGNIGCMIQIGSASHVPVVHTVELLDWALGGPKPRGLDGMTGQRP from the coding sequence ATGCAGACCAGTTTCACCCCCGAGCAGTTGCGCGACCCCGGCCTTGCGACCGCCAATCAGATTCTGCGCACCTGCGTGCATTGCGGTTTCTGCACCGCGACCTGCCCGACATATCAGGTGCTGGGCGACGAGCTCGACAGCCCGCGCGGCCGGATCTACCTGATCAAGGACATGCTGGAAACCGGGCGGGACGCGGACGTAAAGACCGTGAAGCACATTGACCGCTGTCTGGGGTGCCTTGCCTGCATGACGACCTGCCCCTCGGGCGTGCATTACATGCATCTGGTCGATCTGGCGCGCGCGCATATCGAGCGGACCTACAGGCGGCCGCTGATGGACCGGGCGCTGCGCTGGCTGCTGGCGCATACCCTGCCCTATCCGGCGCGGTTCCGGCTGGCGCTGTGGGGGGCGCGGGTGGCGCGGCCCTTCGCGTTCCTGATGCCGGATGCGCGGCTGCGGGCGATGGTGGCGATGGTGCCCAAGGTCTCGCCCCCCGTAAGCCCGAACGACGCGCCGCAGGTGTTTGCCGCCGAAGGCGAGCGGCGGATGCGGGTGGCGCTGCTGACCGGCTGTGCGCAGAAGGCGCTGAACACCGACATCAACGATGCCACCATCCGGCTGTTGCGGCGGCTGGGATGCGAGGTGGTGGTGGCGCGCGGCATGGGGTGCTGCGGGGCGCTGACGCATCACATGGGCAAGGAGGATCAGGCATTCGATCTGGCGGTGCACAACATCGCGGCCTGGATGGCGGAAAAGCGGGCGGGGGGGCTGGATGCGGTGGTGATCAATACCTCGGGCTGCGGTACCACGATCAAGGATTACGGCCACATGTTCCGCAACGGCCCGCTGGCGGCGGATGCGGCCGAAGTCTCGGGCATGGCGCTCGACATCACCGAGTTGCTGGAGCGGATCGGCCTGCCCGAGGGCGCGGCGAAGGGCCTGCGTGTCGCCTATCATTCGGCCTGTTCGCTGCAGCACGGCCAGCAGATCAAGTCCACGCCGAAGGATCTGCTGAGACGGGTGGGGTTCGAGGTGGTCGAACCGGCCGACAGCCATCTGTGCTGCGGGTCGGCCGGCACCTACAACCTGTTGCAGCCCGAGATTTCGCAGAAGTTGCGGGCGCGCAAGGTGCAGACGCTGGAGGCGAAGGCCCCCGACCTGATCGCCGCGGGCAACATCGGCTGCATGATCCAGATCGGGTCGGCCAGCCATGTGCCGGTGGTGCATACGGTGGAACTGCTCGACTGGGCGCTGGGCGGGCCGAAGCCGCGCGGGCTGGACGGGATGACCGGGCAGCGGCCATAA
- a CDS encoding trypsin-like serine protease, protein MRLILLLILCLGLGLPGRAQESPLRQLATGDDSRGWEGVGRLNLGRKGFCTGALIATDLVLTAAHCLFDKVTGARIDPSEIEFLAGWRNGRAAAYRGVRRAVAHPEYVYGGHEKLVRVAYDIALIQLDQPIRLPSITPFETDPRPAKGDEVGVVSYAQDRAEAPSLQEVCHVLGRQPGVLVLSCNVDFGSSGAPIFSVRDGVARVVSVVSAKAVVDGRQVALGTALEAPLEALRAELAGSSDGVFQRVIPGARLLSGSQTAGQTGGAKFLRPGSP, encoded by the coding sequence ATGCGTCTGATCCTGCTTCTGATCCTCTGTCTGGGCCTCGGCCTGCCCGGCCGCGCGCAGGAAAGCCCGCTGCGCCAGCTGGCGACCGGCGACGACAGCCGCGGCTGGGAGGGCGTGGGGCGGCTGAACCTGGGGCGCAAGGGGTTCTGCACCGGCGCGCTGATCGCGACCGATCTGGTGCTTACGGCGGCGCATTGCCTGTTCGACAAGGTGACCGGCGCGCGCATCGACCCGTCCGAGATCGAGTTTCTGGCAGGGTGGCGCAATGGCCGGGCGGCGGCCTATCGCGGCGTGCGCCGGGCTGTGGCGCATCCGGAATATGTCTATGGCGGCCACGAAAAGCTGGTGCGGGTGGCCTATGACATCGCGCTGATCCAGCTTGACCAGCCGATCCGCCTGCCCTCGATCACCCCGTTCGAGACCGATCCGCGCCCGGCCAAGGGCGACGAGGTCGGCGTGGTGTCCTATGCGCAGGACAGGGCCGAGGCCCCCAGCCTGCAAGAGGTCTGCCACGTGCTGGGCCGGCAGCCCGGCGTGCTTGTGCTGTCGTGCAACGTCGATTTCGGATCGTCCGGCGCGCCGATCTTTTCGGTGCGCGACGGGGTGGCGCGGGTGGTTTCGGTGGTGTCGGCCAAGGCGGTGGTGGACGGTCGGCAGGTGGCGCTGGGCACGGCGCTGGAGGCGCCGCTCGAGGCGCTGCGGGCGGAACTTGCGGGCAGCAGCGACGGTGTGTTCCAGCGCGTCATCCCAGGCGCGCGGCTGCTGAGCGGGTCGCAGACCGCCGGACAGACCGGCGGCGCGAAATTTTTGCGCCCCGGCAGCCCCTGA
- a CDS encoding Hsp20 family protein: protein MRTYDFAPLYRATVGFDRIADLMDRALTSDVAQPTYPPYNIEKTADNAYRISVAVAGFAADDLSVEVRDGTLHVAARKTAEDDTGRTYLHRGIATRAFERRFALADHVRVTGAVHELGMLHIDLVRETPEALKPRRIEIARPAQEPKALEARAVETATA from the coding sequence ATGCGAACCTATGATTTTGCCCCGCTCTACCGTGCCACCGTCGGCTTCGACCGGATTGCCGACCTGATGGACCGTGCGCTGACCTCCGACGTGGCGCAGCCGACCTACCCGCCCTACAACATCGAAAAGACCGCCGACAACGCCTACCGCATCTCGGTCGCGGTGGCCGGGTTCGCCGCCGATGACCTGTCGGTCGAGGTGCGCGACGGCACGCTGCATGTCGCCGCCCGCAAGACCGCCGAGGATGACACCGGGCGGACCTACCTGCACCGTGGCATCGCCACCCGCGCCTTCGAGCGCCGCTTCGCGCTGGCCGACCATGTGCGGGTGACCGGGGCGGTGCATGAACTCGGGATGCTGCACATCGACCTGGTGCGTGAAACCCCCGAGGCGCTGAAACCCCGCCGGATCGAGATTGCCCGTCCGGCGCAGGAGCCCAAGGCGCTGGAAGCCCGCGCCGTCGAAACCGCAACCGCCTGA
- a CDS encoding FAD-linked oxidase C-terminal domain-containing protein translates to MDMPIPNPAILARKARIVERLLGVLPRDAVVDDPAETRAYECDALTAYRCPPLAAVLPRSTSEVAAVLRVCFEEGVPVVPRGSGTSLAGGALPTADCVILGVARLNGVIETDYPNRFIRVQSGRTNLSVTGAVEADGFFYAPDPSSQLACAIAGNIAMNSGGAHCLKYGVTTNNLLGVTMVLMDGTVVEIGGAHLDAPGLDLLGVVCGSEGQLGVVTEATLRILPKPEGARPVLIGFDANEVAGACVSDIIKAGILPVAIEFMDRPCIRATEAFAHAGYPDCEALLIVEVEGSPAEIDEQLAKIRTIALRHNPVEFRESRSEAESKKIWLGRKSAFGAMGSINDYMCLDGTIPVSSLPFVLRRIAEMSKDYGLDVANVFHAGDGNMHPLILFDANKPGDLELCEAFGAEILKLCVEVGGCLTGEHGVGIEKRDLMSVQFSPDDIEAQLRVKDVFDPRWLLNPAKVFPLAATAGRRAA, encoded by the coding sequence ATGGACATGCCGATACCCAACCCCGCGATCCTTGCCCGCAAGGCCCGGATCGTGGAGCGTCTGCTTGGGGTGCTACCTCGCGATGCGGTGGTGGATGACCCGGCCGAAACCCGTGCCTATGAATGCGATGCGCTGACCGCCTACCGCTGCCCGCCGCTGGCTGCCGTGTTGCCGCGGTCCACCTCCGAGGTCGCGGCGGTGCTGCGGGTCTGCTTCGAGGAGGGCGTGCCGGTGGTGCCGCGCGGCTCGGGCACCAGCCTTGCAGGCGGTGCGCTGCCGACCGCCGATTGCGTGATCCTCGGCGTCGCGCGGCTGAACGGCGTGATCGAGACCGATTACCCCAACCGCTTCATCCGGGTGCAGTCCGGGCGCACCAACCTCAGCGTGACCGGCGCGGTAGAGGCGGACGGTTTCTTCTACGCCCCCGACCCGTCGAGCCAGCTCGCCTGCGCGATTGCGGGCAACATTGCGATGAACTCCGGCGGGGCGCATTGCCTGAAATACGGTGTGACGACCAACAACCTTCTGGGCGTGACCATGGTGCTGATGGACGGCACGGTGGTCGAGATCGGCGGCGCGCATCTCGACGCGCCGGGGCTGGATCTGCTGGGGGTGGTCTGCGGCTCGGAGGGGCAACTCGGCGTGGTTACGGAAGCCACGCTGCGCATCCTGCCCAAGCCCGAAGGGGCGCGCCCGGTGCTGATCGGCTTCGATGCCAACGAGGTGGCGGGGGCCTGCGTGTCCGACATCATCAAGGCGGGCATCCTGCCGGTTGCCATCGAGTTCATGGACCGCCCCTGCATCCGCGCCACCGAGGCCTTCGCCCACGCGGGCTACCCTGATTGCGAGGCGCTGCTGATCGTCGAGGTCGAAGGCTCGCCCGCCGAGATCGACGAGCAACTGGCCAAGATCAGGACCATCGCGCTGCGCCACAACCCGGTCGAGTTCCGCGAAAGCCGGTCCGAGGCGGAAAGCAAGAAGATCTGGCTGGGCCGCAAGTCGGCCTTCGGGGCGATGGGCAGCATCAACGACTACATGTGCCTCGACGGCACGATTCCGGTGTCGAGCCTGCCCTTCGTGCTGCGCCGGATTGCCGAAATGTCGAAGGACTACGGGCTGGACGTGGCCAACGTGTTCCACGCGGGCGACGGCAACATGCATCCGCTGATCCTGTTCGATGCCAACAAGCCTGGTGATCTGGAACTGTGCGAGGCGTTCGGCGCCGAGATCCTGAAGCTCTGCGTCGAGGTCGGGGGTTGCCTGACCGGCGAGCATGGCGTGGGGATCGAGAAGCGCGACCTGATGTCGGTGCAGTTCTCGCCGGACGATATCGAGGCGCAGTTGCGGGTGAAGGACGTGTTCGACCCGAGGTGGCTTCTGAACCCGGCCAAGGTGTTTCCGCTGGCCGCGACGGCCGGGCGGCGTGCGGCGTGA
- a CDS encoding cold-shock protein, whose amino-acid sequence MANGTVKWFNATKGFGFIAPANGNRDVFVHVSALERAGIRELADGQAVTFDIESGRDGRESAMNLILA is encoded by the coding sequence ATGGCCAATGGCACCGTGAAATGGTTCAACGCAACCAAAGGTTTTGGTTTCATCGCCCCCGCGAACGGCAACCGTGACGTGTTCGTTCACGTTTCTGCGCTGGAACGTGCCGGCATCCGCGAACTGGCCGATGGTCAGGCCGTGACGTTCGACATCGAATCCGGCCGCGACGGTCGTGAATCGGCGATGAACCTGATTCTTGCCTGA
- a CDS encoding RNA polymerase sigma factor, whose amino-acid sequence MDTPDATLASAAAGGDRAAFGALLARHYDRVFGLCWRLTGSRAEAQDLAQDICAALPAKLRGWRAEARFTTWLYRVTVNAAHDLRRRQAVRARAASGWGDWEIARQEEMAEAAAAQDWLATAMTRLPPELRDTVALVLGEDMTQAEAAQVLGLSEGTIAWRMSEVKKRLRILAAKEAAT is encoded by the coding sequence ATGGATACGCCCGATGCAACCCTGGCTTCCGCCGCCGCCGGTGGCGACCGCGCCGCGTTCGGCGCGCTGCTGGCACGGCATTACGACCGGGTGTTCGGCCTGTGCTGGCGGCTGACCGGCAGCCGGGCCGAGGCGCAGGATCTGGCGCAGGACATCTGCGCCGCCCTGCCCGCCAAGCTGCGCGGCTGGCGGGCAGAGGCGCGCTTTACCACCTGGCTTTACCGCGTCACGGTGAACGCCGCCCATGACCTGCGCCGCAGGCAGGCGGTGCGGGCGCGCGCGGCCTCGGGCTGGGGCGACTGGGAAATCGCCCGGCAGGAAGAAATGGCCGAGGCGGCGGCGGCGCAGGACTGGCTTGCCACCGCGATGACCCGCCTGCCGCCCGAATTGCGCGATACCGTGGCGCTCGTGCTGGGCGAAGACATGACACAGGCCGAGGCCGCGCAGGTGCTGGGCCTGTCGGAAGGCACCATCGCCTGGCGGATGTCGGAGGTGAAGAAGCGCCTGCGCATCCTCGCCGCCAAGGAGGCCGCGACATGA
- a CDS encoding FAD-binding protein codes for MRPVTEAELAEAVRGAAGPLRILGGGTRGVGRPGPGAVLETGGLAGISLYEPGALTLVAQAGTPLAEVEAMLAAEGQRLPFEVPDMRGLLGTQGVSTLGGVVAANASGPRRLQAGACRDSLIGVRLVTGEGVVIRNGGRVMKNVTGYDLVKLMAGSWGTLGVLTEVSFKLLPVPEAAATLVLHGLPDARAVAAMAAAMGSPFEVSGAAHWPGQGTFLRIEGFAASVAYRAGRLAALLAGFGAVEREDGAARWAGIRDVAPFHGREGDVWRLSVKPSEAAGIAARLGAEAVLYDWAGGLIWALMAPGIDLRARLGPFGGHATLLRAGPDTRARLAAFHPEPAPLAALAAGLRAKFDPRGILNPGLMV; via the coding sequence ATGCGCCCAGTGACCGAGGCCGAACTTGCCGAGGCGGTGCGGGGGGCCGCCGGGCCGTTGCGCATCCTGGGCGGTGGCACGCGGGGCGTGGGGCGGCCGGGGCCGGGGGCGGTGCTGGAGACCGGCGGGCTGGCGGGGATTTCGCTTTACGAGCCGGGGGCGCTGACGCTGGTGGCGCAGGCGGGGACGCCGCTGGCCGAGGTGGAGGCGATGCTGGCGGCGGAAGGGCAGCGCCTGCCCTTCGAGGTGCCCGACATGCGCGGGTTGCTCGGAACGCAAGGGGTCTCGACGCTGGGCGGGGTGGTGGCGGCCAATGCCTCGGGGCCAAGGCGGTTGCAGGCGGGGGCTTGCCGCGACAGCCTGATCGGGGTGCGGCTGGTTACCGGCGAGGGCGTGGTGATCAGGAATGGCGGGCGGGTGATGAAGAACGTCACCGGCTATGATCTGGTCAAGCTGATGGCGGGGTCCTGGGGCACGCTGGGGGTGTTGACCGAGGTCAGCTTCAAGCTGCTGCCGGTGCCGGAGGCTGCGGCGACGCTTGTGCTGCACGGGTTGCCGGACGCGCGGGCGGTGGCGGCGATGGCGGCGGCGATGGGGTCGCCTTTCGAGGTCTCGGGGGCGGCGCACTGGCCGGGGCAGGGGACGTTTCTGCGGATCGAGGGCTTTGCGGCCTCGGTCGCCTACCGCGCCGGGCGGCTGGCGGCGCTGCTGGCGGGGTTTGGGGCGGTGGAGCGCGAGGACGGGGCGGCGCGCTGGGCGGGCATTCGCGATGTGGCGCCGTTTCACGGCCGCGAGGGCGATGTCTGGCGGCTGTCGGTGAAGCCGTCGGAGGCGGCGGGCATCGCGGCGCGGCTGGGGGCGGAGGCGGTGCTTTACGACTGGGCCGGCGGGCTGATCTGGGCGCTGATGGCGCCGGGGATCGATCTGCGGGCGCGGCTTGGGCCGTTCGGCGGTCATGCGACGCTGCTGCGGGCCGGGCCGGACACAAGGGCGCGGCTGGCGGCGTTTCACCCCGAACCGGCGCCATTGGCCGCGCTTGCGGCGGGGCTGCGCGCGAAGTTCGACCCGCGCGGCATACTCAACCCCGGCCTGATGGTCTGA
- a CDS encoding VWA domain-containing protein: MTDDLETLKAALRATPPADPAGREAALRLAMENYDRLQGSGDGSRPNPDRPSTAGLLNGVRSMLKSLSSRRILAATTSVAALCLGLVVVLPLRDDAPVNETVAVTARPEVAVAPPLAGGTPQDYAAATADVPQVEADQEMMAEPAPAIVGGAAPESYAAAPQTATRDLAAKHGVGMAPPMMEMAPQAQENTESFANAGANPVKVTAEEPVSTFSVDVDTASYAIVRSSLMTGALPPAEAVRIEEMVNYFPYAYPAPAAGEAPFRPTVTVLPTPWNSGTRLVHVALQGRLPALADRPPLNLVFLIDTSGSMQDANKLPLLQQSLRLMLGQLRAQDQVAIVAYAGSAGEVLPPTPASDSAAILGALDRLAAGGSTAGAEGLALAYQVAGNMAAAGEVSRVLLATDGDFNVGIDDPEGLAAYIARQRDTGIYLSVLGFGRGNLDDATMQALAQSGNGQAAYIDTLNEARKVLVDQLSGALFPIANDVKIQIEWNPATVAEYRLIGYETRALRREDFNNDKVDAGEIGAGHAVTAIYEVTAPGSPSLLNDPLRYGTAAPVAGNGELGFLRLRYKAPGETVSALIEVPIAEGEAAGDDVRFGVAMAGFGQMLTGARYLGDWGWDQAIQLALGARGEDAFGYRIEAVNLMRMAQSLDAQ; encoded by the coding sequence ATGACCGACGATCTGGAAACCCTGAAGGCCGCCCTGCGCGCCACCCCGCCCGCCGATCCCGCCGGGCGCGAGGCGGCGCTGCGGCTGGCGATGGAAAATTATGACAGGCTCCAAGGATCGGGCGATGGCTCACGTCCCAATCCCGACCGCCCCTCGACGGCGGGGTTGCTGAACGGAGTGCGTTCCATGCTGAAATCCCTTTCCTCACGCCGTATCCTGGCTGCCACCACGTCGGTCGCGGCGCTGTGCCTTGGCCTTGTCGTCGTGCTGCCGTTGCGAGACGACGCGCCCGTGAACGAGACGGTTGCGGTGACCGCCCGGCCGGAGGTTGCTGTCGCCCCGCCGCTGGCCGGGGGCACCCCGCAGGACTACGCCGCCGCCACCGCCGATGTGCCTCAGGTCGAGGCGGATCAGGAAATGATGGCAGAACCGGCACCGGCGATCGTGGGCGGGGCCGCGCCGGAAAGCTATGCCGCAGCCCCGCAGACCGCCACACGCGACCTTGCCGCCAAGCATGGTGTCGGCATGGCCCCGCCGATGATGGAAATGGCGCCGCAAGCGCAGGAAAACACCGAAAGCTTCGCCAATGCAGGGGCGAACCCGGTCAAGGTGACGGCGGAAGAGCCGGTTTCCACCTTCTCGGTCGATGTCGATACCGCCAGCTATGCCATCGTGCGGTCCTCGCTGATGACGGGCGCGCTGCCCCCGGCAGAGGCGGTGCGGATCGAGGAGATGGTGAACTATTTCCCCTACGCCTATCCCGCACCCGCAGCCGGGGAAGCGCCGTTCCGGCCGACCGTGACGGTGCTGCCGACGCCCTGGAACTCCGGCACAAGGCTGGTGCATGTGGCGCTGCAAGGGCGGCTGCCCGCGCTGGCCGACCGGCCGCCGCTGAATCTGGTGTTCCTGATCGACACCTCGGGGTCGATGCAGGATGCGAACAAGCTGCCGTTGCTGCAGCAGTCGCTGCGGCTGATGCTGGGGCAACTGCGCGCGCAGGATCAGGTGGCCATCGTCGCCTATGCCGGATCGGCGGGCGAGGTGCTGCCGCCCACCCCGGCGTCGGACAGTGCGGCGATCCTTGGCGCGCTCGACCGGCTGGCGGCAGGCGGGTCCACCGCCGGGGCGGAAGGGCTGGCGCTGGCCTATCAGGTGGCGGGCAACATGGCAGCGGCGGGCGAGGTCAGCCGGGTGCTGCTGGCGACCGACGGCGATTTCAACGTGGGCATCGACGACCCGGAGGGGCTGGCGGCCTACATCGCCAGGCAGCGCGACACGGGGATATACCTTTCGGTGCTGGGCTTCGGGCGCGGCAATCTCGACGATGCCACAATGCAGGCGCTGGCGCAAAGCGGCAACGGGCAGGCGGCCTACATCGACACGCTGAACGAGGCGCGCAAGGTGCTGGTCGATCAGCTTTCCGGCGCGCTGTTCCCGATTGCCAACGACGTGAAGATCCAGATCGAATGGAACCCGGCGACCGTCGCCGAATACCGCCTGATCGGCTATGAAACCCGCGCGCTGCGGCGCGAGGATTTCAACAACGACAAGGTCGATGCGGGCGAGATTGGTGCCGGCCACGCGGTGACGGCGATCTACGAGGTCACAGCACCTGGCAGCCCCTCCCTGCTGAACGACCCTTTGCGCTACGGCACCGCCGCACCCGTCGCCGGGAATGGCGAGCTTGGCTTCCTGCGCTTGCGCTACAAGGCACCGGGCGAGACTGTCTCGGCGCTGATCGAGGTGCCGATTGCCGAAGGCGAGGCCGCCGGGGACGACGTGCGCTTCGGCGTGGCGATGGCCGGGTTCGGGCAGATGCTGACCGGGGCACGCTATCTGGGCGACTGGGGTTGGGATCAGGCGATCCAGCTGGCACTGGGGGCACGCGGGGAAGATGCGTTCGGCTACCGCATCGAGGCGGTGAACCTGATGCGGATGGCGCAATCGCTCGACGCCCAATGA